From Pantoea sp. Ep11b, the proteins below share one genomic window:
- the alkB gene encoding DNA oxidative demethylase AlkB, whose amino-acid sequence MLDLFSEEQPWQETLAEGAVILRRRARADAEALYQQLLAIAEQNPFAHRITPGGHRMSVAMTNCGDFGWSVDSRGYRYQQEDNLNGRRWPAMPPLFRTLAQEAASEAGFAGFNPDACLLNRYEPGAKLTLHQDKDEKDMRQPIVSVSLGLPAVFQFGGFERGDATQRVLLEHGDIVVWGGPSRLRYHGILPLKPGVHPLVGAWRYNLTFRRAF is encoded by the coding sequence ATCTTTTCAGTGAAGAGCAACCCTGGCAGGAGACGCTGGCTGAGGGTGCGGTCATCCTGCGGCGCCGGGCGCGCGCTGACGCAGAGGCGCTTTATCAGCAGCTGCTGGCGATTGCCGAACAGAACCCCTTTGCCCATCGCATCACGCCTGGCGGGCATCGCATGTCGGTCGCCATGACCAACTGCGGCGATTTTGGCTGGTCGGTGGATTCGCGCGGCTATCGCTATCAGCAGGAGGACAACCTGAACGGACGTCGCTGGCCGGCCATGCCGCCGCTATTCCGGACGCTGGCGCAGGAAGCTGCGTCAGAGGCGGGCTTCGCCGGGTTTAACCCGGATGCCTGCCTGCTTAACCGTTATGAACCGGGCGCAAAGCTGACGCTGCATCAGGACAAAGATGAGAAAGACATGCGCCAGCCTATTGTGTCGGTGTCGCTGGGCTTACCGGCGGTCTTTCAGTTCGGCGGCTTCGAGCGGGGCGATGCGACCCAGCGCGTGCTGCTGGAACATGGCGATATCGTGGTGTGGGGCGGGCCGTCGCGCCTGCGCTACCACGGTATCCTGCCGCTGAAACCGGGCGTGCATCCGCTGGTCGGCGCCTGGCGCTATAACCTGACGTTTCGCCGCGCCTTTTAA